From the Leptolyngbya sp. O-77 genome, one window contains:
- a CDS encoding glycosyltransferase family 4 protein, with the protein MKPDAERELRLHCWVPNLFEFQGGIQRYLQDLLRAIASQPHRHTIVFNKRDRAGDGDLDKLSNLTFRYFGALPDALKTPGFAASLMTAALGDRPDLILCGHLHFAPVALMVRRLAGIPYWIFVYGIDAWNVQNPLQKAALHAANQIVSISGYTRDRLIAEQRLDPAKVALLPCTIDAQRFRPAPKPDYLLQRYGLQADQPIVLTVARLVGGTRHKGYDAVLEALPRIRRALPRVHYVLVGKGGDRPRIEAKIAALGLQDCVTLAGFVPDAELCDHYNLCDVFAMPSQGEGFGIVYLEALACGKPALGGNQDGAIDALAHGELGALVNPTDTEAIAHTLIQILQGAYPNPLLYQPTELRRRAIARYGHDTFTQTLNQLLTPIAGVRGQGSGIRTER; encoded by the coding sequence GTGAAGCCTGACGCAGAAAGAGAATTGCGGCTCCACTGCTGGGTTCCCAACTTATTCGAGTTTCAGGGCGGCATCCAGCGCTATTTGCAAGATCTGCTGCGGGCGATCGCCAGCCAGCCCCATCGCCACACGATCGTCTTCAATAAGCGCGATCGGGCGGGAGATGGCGACCTGGATAAGTTATCTAATCTTACTTTTCGCTATTTTGGGGCATTGCCCGATGCATTGAAAACGCCAGGGTTTGCCGCAAGCCTGATGACAGCGGCACTAGGCGATCGCCCAGATCTGATCCTCTGTGGCCACCTGCACTTCGCGCCCGTAGCCCTGATGGTGCGGCGACTGGCGGGCATTCCCTACTGGATTTTTGTCTACGGCATTGATGCGTGGAACGTGCAAAATCCGCTGCAAAAAGCCGCCCTGCACGCCGCCAACCAAATCGTGTCCATCAGCGGCTACACCCGCGATCGCCTGATTGCCGAACAGCGGCTCGATCCCGCCAAAGTTGCCCTCTTGCCCTGCACGATCGACGCACAGCGATTTCGCCCAGCGCCCAAGCCCGATTATCTGCTCCAGCGCTACGGGTTGCAGGCGGATCAGCCCATCGTGCTGACGGTGGCGCGGCTGGTGGGCGGCACGCGCCACAAGGGTTACGACGCAGTGCTAGAGGCGCTGCCCCGCATTCGTCGGGCGCTGCCGCGAGTGCATTACGTCCTGGTGGGCAAAGGCGGCGATCGCCCCCGCATTGAGGCAAAAATCGCCGCGCTGGGGCTGCAAGATTGCGTCACGCTGGCGGGCTTTGTGCCCGATGCCGAACTTTGCGACCACTACAACTTGTGCGATGTGTTTGCCATGCCCAGCCAGGGCGAAGGCTTTGGCATTGTGTATCTAGAAGCACTGGCCTGCGGCAAGCCCGCCCTGGGCGGCAACCAGGACGGCGCAATCGACGCGCTGGCCCACGGGGAACTGGGCGCACTGGTCAACCCGACGGATACGGAGGCGATCGCCCACACGCTCATCCAGATTTTGCAGGGCGCGTATCCCAACCCGCTGCTGTATCAGCCCACCGAGCTAAGACGAAGGGCGATCGCCCGCTACGGCCACGACACCTTCACCCAAACGCTCAACCAACTCCTAACCCCCATAGCAGGGGTCAGGGGTCAGGGGTCAGGGATCAGGACGGAACGTTAG
- a CDS encoding GspE/PulE family protein: protein MSKSGAINLLAGQADSEDLTEVAELHLSQVSNQIERIRTLIASALRNRASDIHLEPSADGLAVRFRIDGILRHVTTLPPDISRKVIVALKVMCEMDIAESRRPQDGRISEKYMAGQQEEGLDLRVSTLPCISGVKGEPSEKAVLRLLRQQNTFQTIADLGFSDTAREIYESWLREPQGLVIFTGPTGSGKTSTLYTSLLAIATESVNIVTVEDPVEYVLPGITQTQVHEAAGMTFAAGLRAILRQDPDIIMVGEIRDNETAETAVRSALTGHLVLTTLHTNDAIGAIPRLQDIGPDPGLISDALLGIVAQRLVRKVCPHCAEPYTPTPADLKLLGLRPDEANLQGWKKGRGCVHCFQSGYLGREAVIELLNVDDTVRQIIYEGNLTQLRRYLAESQFESFRVAAIQKITQGITTVEEVRRVLPHSAFFRPVAQPIPPLPPARHANGSLLKTG from the coding sequence ATGAGCAAGTCGGGCGCAATCAACCTGCTGGCCGGACAAGCCGACTCCGAAGACCTGACCGAAGTCGCCGAACTGCACCTGTCGCAAGTCAGCAACCAGATCGAGCGCATCCGCACGCTGATTGCCAGCGCCCTCCGCAACCGCGCCAGCGACATCCACCTGGAACCCTCTGCCGACGGGCTGGCGGTGCGGTTTCGCATTGATGGCATTTTGCGACACGTTACCACGCTGCCGCCCGACATCAGCCGCAAAGTCATCGTCGCGCTCAAGGTAATGTGCGAAATGGACATCGCCGAGAGCCGCCGCCCCCAGGACGGGCGCATTAGCGAAAAATACATGGCTGGGCAGCAAGAAGAAGGACTGGATCTGCGCGTCAGCACGCTGCCCTGTATCAGCGGGGTCAAAGGTGAACCTAGCGAAAAGGCGGTGCTGCGTCTATTGCGTCAGCAAAACACGTTCCAGACGATCGCCGATTTGGGCTTTTCGGACACGGCGCGGGAGATTTACGAAAGCTGGCTGCGGGAGCCGCAGGGGTTGGTTATCTTCACGGGCCCCACCGGATCGGGCAAGACCAGTACGCTGTATACGAGCCTGCTGGCGATCGCCACCGAATCCGTCAACATCGTCACCGTCGAAGACCCGGTGGAATACGTCCTCCCCGGCATCACGCAAACCCAGGTGCATGAAGCGGCCGGTATGACCTTCGCGGCTGGGCTGCGGGCGATTTTGCGGCAAGACCCCGACATCATCATGGTGGGCGAAATCCGCGACAACGAAACCGCCGAAACCGCCGTCCGCTCTGCGCTCACCGGGCATTTGGTTCTCACCACGCTGCACACCAACGATGCCATCGGCGCGATTCCCCGCCTGCAAGACATCGGCCCCGACCCAGGGCTGATCAGCGATGCGCTGTTGGGCATTGTGGCTCAGCGCCTCGTCCGCAAGGTCTGTCCCCACTGCGCCGAACCCTACACGCCCACGCCCGCCGACCTGAAGCTGCTGGGTTTGCGCCCCGACGAGGCAAATCTCCAGGGCTGGAAAAAAGGGCGTGGCTGCGTTCACTGTTTCCAGTCGGGCTATCTGGGGCGCGAAGCAGTGATCGAGCTGCTGAACGTAGACGACACTGTGCGGCAGATCATCTACGAGGGCAACCTGACGCAACTGCGCCGCTATCTGGCGGAGAGCCAGTTCGAGTCGTTCCGCGTTGCCGCCATTCAGAAAATCACGCAGGGCATCACCACCGTCGAAGAGGTGCGGCGCGTGCTGCCCCACAGCGCCTTTTTTCGCCCCGTCGCGCAGCCGATTCCGCCGCTGCCGCCTGCCCGCCACGCCAACGGTTCGCTGCTGAAAACGGGGTGA